The Oreochromis niloticus isolate F11D_XX linkage group LG4, O_niloticus_UMD_NMBU, whole genome shotgun sequence DNA segment ACATTTGTGAGTGAGTGTATTCACACTGGCTTTGCTTGCACTTTCTCAACCCTTTTAGGACTTCATTTCTATCCATCTTAATGAGAGTCTGGGTTAGCCTTGTTCCTCTCTTACAGTCTCCATGACAAGGTTTGCACTTCTACCACTTTAAATACTGCCCCAGGCTCCTGACGTAGGGTGTTAAATcacattaatatatttttttaaaagacaatcTGTGCGAGAACCTGCAAAACATTTTGATGAGAAGTTTccactctggccaaaataaacTGGAATATGTGATTAATAATATATGCTGTAACCTGGCAAACCACATTTTTGTGTGAATAGACGACACAATGAAAAAGTGCGAGTCTGTGGTGTACCGATGTTTCCACCTGCTTTAATGTTGTCTGGGCACGTGCATGCATTCTTCTATGCACAGTCCTTTCCTGTTTTCACAGTCAGGAATATAAAAGCTGCAACTGTGCGTGAGTATTCATACGGGTGTGCAAACATTATCCAACCTACCAGAACCGGAGCTTTTGTCCTGGTTAACATGCTGCATTGACGTGTGGGTTGGGTGGGACTGGTGGGACTGGTGCTGAGGGGACGGGCCCACAGCTTCCTGGTCTGGTTGACCAGTCCTGTTCCACATGTTGACAGACCCACCGCTGTATTTGCCTAGGAgggaaaataaatacaattttatcagctgaatttatttaattatttttttaagtggaaagaaagcaagTCTTTGTTTCAACTTGTGTCGAAAGGGCAGACTTGAAACTATAAATcagtttaaattgtgttgacaGGCCAAGTAAAACCAGACTTGCGGCAAATAATTCCCATGGCAACACACGCCATTTGGTTGCTTAGGAAGAAGGGAAAGGTGTGGGAGCGATAGAGCTACATCGATTTCGAGTTttgagatttgtgacatttggAGTGTACAGTTAGTGTGCATGTTCTGTGCTTGGTGTGTAGTCTActtgtttgattttgttgtgCGTCAAAACAATGAGGCGACTACTGAATGTCACAGATGCTTGCCAAAAACCAACCAAAGGCAGATTGAAGATAAGACACACCCTGGAAGTGGACGGGAAATggttttttttggagtggcacaaataatttgtgtggcatgtTTTTGTGACACATGGTTGTTTTGTAAATAGTTGTACACAACAAATGCCTGAGACAGTGCCTGCAATTTAATGCAAACAGTTGCATTTAATTTTGTTATTTGCAAAACTTGTACACAAGTTTTTGAAATCTACTGTTTatatttgaatttcaagtcttaaaaacagttaaacgtgcttgtggtttttactttcttacttggattttgtggttttttttttctcttgaggTTTTAGGTCCATTGTGTTAGAATAgtgtcaaaaaaagaaaaactaaagtcAGACCTGAGGCTTTCTGAAAAGACTGATCCCAAACAAGGGAagttaaactgttttaaaaggTGAAATATAAATCTAAAAATCAAAAGTAATCAGTGTCATCAATTATAGGCTCGAACCCAGCAGGTTATGCAAACTTGCTGTAAAGCGAGTTTTTACCTGGGTCTCCCCAAGCTGCAGTTCCATCATCAATCTCCATTTTTCGGCGGATGGACTCTGGAGAAGGTTCTTCCCACCCAGTCGACacttcctccttctgacctACTGTGGGCATGGGGCCTCCCAGCCAGCCTGTGATACAAATAAATGAGTGAGTCATCAACCCTCCTCCCACTATAAAGTCTTTTCTAAACAGTGTCAAATCTCTTACAAAGTTAGCATTAGATGCAATAACTACCTGTGGGCTTGTTTTGACCTTGGCTGCCTCTGGACATGTTGGATTCAGGACCTTTTCCCCACTCGTTAGAGGACTTAGGATTGGGCTCACCCCAGTTCTGGCCTCCAGTGTTGTTCTTCGATGGCTCAGCCCAGCCCTGAGTGGTACTCTGAGGTTTGGGTTTGAGGACTGGCTCTCCCCAGGTGGAGCCTGGATTTGGAGTGCTCACGTCTGGAGTATTTGATCCACCGCTCCCCACCCAAGTGTTACTGCTGCTGGTGTTGGTACGGCTCGGCTCGCTCCAACATCCAGAACCAGACCGGTCACTGTCGCTATCCCAACCTACTGAGCCTGCGCCTTTTTGGGGCTCTCCCCAGTGGTTGTTGGAGCTTGGTCTGGTGGTTTCTCCACTGGCACCCCAGGTGTCACTTGCATTTGCACTGCTGGAACCCCAGCCCTGCTGTGGTTTGGAGGTATTACTCCAGGTACTGgatctaaaacaaacaaaaacatgggtTTACCTGAAGCCTTTAAAAATATGCCCAGCTCTAAAGCTCCCCCTCTGTCTTtcttgtatatttatttaatttgatcAATTACCTGTCATCTTTGTTAATGTTGTTGCTCCaggtgttgctgctgctgttattACCCTTGCAGCTGGCTCCATCATCCCAGCCGCTATGCCCAGCTCCTCCATTCAGTGGGCTTTTGCTGTCCCAGCCAGAAGTTGGTTTCTGCTCTCCCCAGCCAGAACTTCCTGTATCTACGCCTGAGCTACCTGGCCCACCCCCCCAGCCTGCAAATACAGGAAAGATGCATGACTTTCTGTCCTTGAATGATCTAATTTTATTCTTAATAAGACTTTTAAGAATAAGAATTCCTGCACATGGAAAATGAGATCCATACACATTATGTCCTCTTACCTCCAGATGTCTGGGAGGGAGCTGCCGGTGTCGTTTTGCCCCAGCCGGAGCTTCCACTACTAAGCTTTCTTTCATCTCCCCTGGTGGCCTGGTTCTGATTGTTATTTGGAGAATTGACATCCCAGGCAGTGTTCTGCCGTATGGGCGTCTGTCCCCATCCAGTGTTGGACAGGACCCTCGGGTCCACTTCAGCCCGGACCAGAAGTGATAGTACTGATGCAGGATTGGGACTTCTTCTGCTCCTTCCCCCCTTTGTCTGGATGCTCTCTCTGTCTGAGCTAGAACGGCCTCCGGAGCTCTCACCGCTTCCCTCGCTTCCCCCAGAGCGACCCCAGCCTCCAGTGATACTCCCCAAGCCATGGCTTCCACTGCCTCCCACTGCTCCTCCCATTCCCATGGCGTCATCCTCCAGGCTTTTCCAGCCATTGTTAGAAGAGCTTCCTTTGTGACTTCCAGCATCTGAAGGGTTGTTACTAGGCGTTGTGGAAGACGACGATGAGGACAAGGACGCACTGCTCCCCCAGGGGCGAGGTATTGCTGCTGGGGGCCCCATCGTCGTTTGGTTGCCATTTCCTGCTGTTTGGCCTGTAGAGCCAAGAATCTGATTTGAGCCAATGCCGCAGGACAAGTTGCTCTGAGGCTGGTTTGGGGTGTTGGTGGGCCCCTGGTCCCAGCGTGGGGCCCCAGTGTTATTGTGgttattattacttttataaGCAGCAGTAGAGGGGATTTGGGGGTTCacagtgtctgcatttggggGGCCCTTGTCTACAGGGTAGGTAGCTGCGCCCCAAGGCGTACCGAATGCCCCACTGCCCCCCAGTTCTCCTTGGGGGTGCTGGGGTGCTGACGAGGGGTTTCCATTGGCCAGCGGACCCCCGGTCCCTCCTCCAATGGAACCCCAAGAACAATCCCCGCTGAGTTGGGGTGAGGCGGTAGAGTTTGGTGGACTAGAGGTCATTGTGgcattagtagtagtagtagtagtattcaTTGTGATAGTGTTATTTGGTCCATTGGATTCAGTGTTAAGGTTGGTAGGCTTTAGACCACCAtttccactgttgctgcttAATGTACCATTATTCACCTCGCTGTCTTCCATCATACTGCTGTTGTCTGGAGCTGCCATGCCGCCCCAGCCCAGCAATGGGGCCTGCTGGGGAGCCATACCCAGTTTGGAACCTATCCCCTGAGCCTGTGGAGGCCGTTGGCCCTGGGATGCTGGATTTGGGATTGAATTTTGTGGCCAGGCACCATGGTTGGCATTTGGGTTTAAAGTGTTTGGGTTTAACCCTCCATTGATGCAGGGGGTGCTTCCACCAGTGGGGATCACATTGCTGCCTGAAGGGGTGCCCCATACACCACCGTTATTGACAAGcttgttgttgtggttgctCATGTTATTGCTGCCAATACTGTTGGACCCAGCCATGGAGTACTGTGAGGGCTCAGACATGTTATTTCCATTATTTGCACTGCTGATGGTTTCCATACCTGCGCCAACCACCTGATGACTGTTGCCATTGCCGTCTCCGTTCATTGAAACGCTGACCATCATGGCAGCATTCCCCAAAGAAGAGGTGGGGGAAGAAGCTGCAGATGACGAAGAAGCATTTgctgacatcatcatcactgttGTAGCAGCAAGAGCAGCAAGATTTCTCTCTGAGCCGATTGAGGAACTAGAATCTGCGTCCATGCATTCTGATGCCGACTCAGGGTCTGATCCTGATCCACAGccggaagaggaagaagaggaggagcaaGAAAAAGATGAGGGAGGCCAGACGGAAGAGCTGGTTGAAGAAGGGTTATTGGGGGTGTCGGTGCTTCCGTCTACTAGGGCTTTGCCCCAGTTGCTGTTGCCGTCACTGCTGCAGGGAGAGCCAGACGACCAGGGGGGAGGCTCATACTGCGAATCCAAGCCAGGATGATCCAGACCTGGTGAGAGATTGGAGAAACAGAAGATACTGTTTGAACacggaaaaaataaagaaagttcCTAATTAGTCAATCCAAAACACAGCATCAGTAACATttactaaatttaaaaaactgaggATAATTAAAATCCCTCAAAGTTGcctacatatatatttatttatttaaattcccCTCCAAGCTTCAGCTGCCCTACTGTTCTGGATGTGCTCACTGCCAGGGCTGAGCTTGGACACAGCTGCCACCATTTTGTAACCACAGCAGGACCCAAAAGCGTGCCAAAGCAATAAAACTTGGATTCAGTAAGGTGGAGGATGAGCATCAGCAGGAGAGAAGTGATGGAGGGAATAGGGGAGACGGCAACAGAGTGTGAAAAGAGGAAAtatggaggggaaaaaaggggaGCAGTTGGTAAAGGAAATGAAGTGGTGGCAACTTAAATTATTCAGACTTTTAAACCTTTTTCCCacccaaaatataataaaaagacTTTTAAATTAGACCTGGCATGTTTCTAAAATTAGACTGCCTAGAAAAATGCTATACAGATTTCTGTACAAACACCCATTGAGTCTCAGATGTGAGTGGAAAAGCTACAGAAAGTCACTTTACTGTGcaaagaaatattaaaaacaaagattttatTTAGCCACAAACAGGCTACCAAAGATTTTGCGATGGCACAAGATGGCACATCGGCTCAAGAAGGCACCTCAGCACTGTTTTCCAATATGAATCAGAGCTTTCAACATTCTTCATTTAAAACAGCGGCTGCCCTTTTCTAGCCATGTTTCTTCACCAGATGCCTGAacctcagaaaaaaacaaaactaacctGCTAATGTGCGAGTCTCTTTAACCAAACGGCTGCCCACTTGGTCTAACTTAAAAGTCTCTCACACATAAAATGGTTGCCAGCTCTCACTGCTTATCGCGTTTGCTTGCCAAGTCTTCTTTTCCACCCTTTGACACCCACCTTCTCTCTCAttcatctccctctctgtctctcgtaTGTCAGAAATAAAATTATCAGCCAAGGTCAAGTCAGACTGAGTCTAACTCATCTGATGACTGCTCAGAGACTAAAGAAGATACTTGAAGGAGGACTGAATTGCAGAAGACTGAGTATCAAAGAAGACCATGTGTAGTCACCTGTTTGATTAGGGGAGTGGCTGACGGAATCCCGAATGGGAGCCATGCCTGGAAACAGAGAGGAAAGACTGTCAAAAAGGCTGAGGGGcagaaaacagagcagagaaaaTGTTAGAAACAGTCATGgcaaacaaaaagtgaagaggcaagcaaagggaaaagaaaacagagtgtAAAAGTAAGAGCTTAAAGTAAGACGAGTGCAGAAGGATTAGTGGTCAGATGCTGTTTTCTGAATCTAAGTTAGCAGGTAAAGGTGGTTATCCAGCTCAAAGGAATTAAAACTCCCCATTCAGGGTCTTAGCAAAGATAAGAAAATAAGTtggtttttaaaataatactcaggatgtttttcttttagtgctGGTAACAGAATGACTGACGATCTCTAAATAGCACCAAATAATCTTATAACATACATTTTTGTTGGATTATAACCATTTTTTAGAAATGAATCATCATTGGATGCAGATGAGGACAGCCGCCACTGAATCAATTACAGCCTTTGTTTCACAAATCCTCATTTTGGCAGAACAAGAGCTAAGACATCAGGAGCCATTTAAATATAACAGCATAATCGTTTTCTTGCTTTATTTAAGAGAGACAAGGCACTTATGTCTGTTAAGCAAGTGACATCTGCTCCCTTTTCCTTCTCTTCACAGGTTACCTATAAGTGCCGCTGGTGGCTGTGACACCTGGCTGGGCAGGAGGGCGTCCCCGGGCTGACTGGAGAACAGGTGACCTCTGGATCCCAGGTCGAAACAGGGGAGGTCAAACGTCAGAGCTCAGAGAGCACAGCCTCAAGGGTCTGAGGTGAAGAGGCAGGGCTTGTCAGAGCGGGCAGCAGGCTGATCAGCCCCCCTTGGCATCGCTGAGGACTGtacg contains these protein-coding regions:
- the LOC102082268 gene encoding trinucleotide repeat-containing gene 6A protein isoform X1: MAPIRDSVSHSPNQTGLDHPGLDSQYEPPPWSSGSPCSSDGNSNWGKALVDGSTDTPNNPSSTSSSVWPPSSFSCSSSSSSSGCGSGSDPESASECMDADSSSSIGSERNLAALAATTVMMMSANASSSSAASSPTSSLGNAAMMVSVSMNGDGNGNSHQVVGAGMETISSANNGNNMSEPSQYSMAGSNSIGSNNMSNHNNKLVNNGGVWGTPSGSNVIPTGGSTPCINGGLNPNTLNPNANHGAWPQNSIPNPASQGQRPPQAQGIGSKLGMAPQQAPLLGWGGMAAPDNSSMMEDSEVNNGTLSSNSGNGGLKPTNLNTESNGPNNTITMNTTTTTTNATMTSSPPNSTASPQLSGDCSWGSIGGGTGGPLANGNPSSAPQHPQGELGGSGAFGTPWGAATYPVDKGPPNADTVNPQIPSTAAYKSNNNHNNTGAPRWDQGPTNTPNQPQSNLSCGIGSNQILGSTGQTAGNGNQTTMGPPAAIPRPWGSSASLSSSSSSTTPSNNPSDAGSHKGSSSNNGWKSLEDDAMGMGGAVGGSGSHGLGSITGGWGRSGGSEGSGESSGGRSSSDRESIQTKGGRSRRSPNPASVLSLLVRAEVDPRVLSNTGWGQTPIRQNTAWDVNSPNNNQNQATRGDERKLSSGSSGWGKTTPAAPSQTSGGWGGGPGSSGVDTGSSGWGEQKPTSGWDSKSPLNGGAGHSGWDDGASCKGNNSSSNTWSNNINKDDRSSTWSNTSKPQQGWGSSSANASDTWGASGETTRPSSNNHWGEPQKGAGSVGWDSDSDRSGSGCWSEPSRTNTSSSNTWVGSGGSNTPDVSTPNPGSTWGEPVLKPKPQSTTQGWAEPSKNNTGGQNWGEPNPKSSNEWGKGPESNMSRGSQGQNKPTGWLGGPMPTVGQKEEVSTGWEEPSPESIRRKMEIDDGTAAWGDPGKYSGGSVNMWNRTGQPDQEAVGPSPQHQSHQSHPTHTSMQHVNQDKSSGSGWGEPYPQQKESSSWGEPSAAPPVTVDNGTSAWGKPNDSSYSWGDGRDSRDSRESGSGWGSQHKPAPGPKRMDTWCSDEMGNSWDQEEEVEIGMWSNNQQDSRSHDQVTWNYKHKSSTKMNKPVNKQDDPWMKPFISQFSTMNFSRDSPDDSIKTGAGMVQDKRMDMGSIGDFNGVMGKNSGSRHHLHKESTMDRSSYYDKLSPSAYDIPASDELSSNQSMSLSPSNSAQPVSCLNSGPSASHSSSGAAGQNVNPMLGCNTVAQGRGGPQSQPPPQPNLRNQVPPPILSAQVPSSLLKYPGGNGGLNPLFGPQQMAVLNQLTQLNQMNQINQINQLQRLLIQQQQQKVQSQRPMSMGRQTEQTRPIGSSPSLMQPPRHMDPSLLKPAAPLKPYLDNYMSHSTPEILKDAATLGSFSNFPLNLNSNLNVPLDMGVGGSGGGVSYKEPPQSRLKKLWATDPPEQTSKPGAMSSGLRLEDSSFYDLISPGPSPLSPPGQSMGSVGDGWPPRANSPPPHGNTVTWPPEFRPGEPWKGYPNIDPETDPYVTPGSVINNLSINTVRDTDHLRDRNNGPSSSLNTTMPSNSAWSSIRASSHSGSLTSTAQSTSARPSESKWSPGSSVSNSSLAHELWKVPLPPKALSVAAPSRPPPGLTSQKPSPASSGWDGSALRLGGWSTAESRYTPGSSWGDSSSSGRTQWLVLKNLTPQIDGSTLRTLCMQHGPLITFHLNLPHGNAVVCYSSKDEAAKAQKSLHMCVLGNTTILAEFASEEEISRFFAQGQSMATPSSGWQTLGSSQSRMDQSHPFPSRASEPNQWNSSDLHSSSLWGGPNYSSSLWGTPSGTEAGRISSPSPITSFLPVDHLTGGGDSM
- the LOC102082268 gene encoding trinucleotide repeat-containing gene 6A protein isoform X2; this encodes MAPIRDSVSHSPNQTGLDHPGLDSQYEPPPWSSGSPCSSDGNSNWGKALVDGSTDTPNNPSSTSSSVWPPSSFSCSSSSSSSGCGSGSDPESASECMDADSSSSIGSERNLAALAATTVMMMSANASSSSAASSPTSSLGNAAMMVSVSMNGDGNGNSHQVVGAGMETISSANNGNNMSEPSQYSMAGSNSIGSNNMSNHNNKLVNNGGVWGTPSGSNVIPTGGSTPCINGGLNPNTLNPNANHGAWPQNSIPNPASQGQRPPQAQGIGSKLGMAPQQAPLLGWGGMAAPDNSSMMEDSEVNNGTLSSNSGNGGLKPTNLNTESNGPNNTITMNTTTTTTNATMTSSPPNSTASPQLSGDCSWGSIGGGTGGPLANGNPSSAPQHPQGELGGSGAFGTPWGAATYPVDKGPPNADTVNPQIPSTAAYKSNNNHNNTGAPRWDQGPTNTPNQPQSNLSCGIGSNQILGSTGQTAGNGNQTTMGPPAAIPRPWGSSASLSSSSSSTTPSNNPSDAGSHKGSSSNNGWKSLEDDAMGMGGAVGGSGSHGLGSITGGWGRSGGSEGSGESSGGRSSSDRESIQTKGGRSRRSPNPASVLSLLVRAEVDPRVLSNTGWGQTPIRQNTAWDVNSPNNNQNQATRGDERKLSSGSSGWGKTTPAAPSQTSGGWGGGPGSSGVDTGSSGWGEQKPTSGWDSKSPLNGGAGHSGWDDGASCKGNNSSSNTWSNNINKDDRSSTWSNTSKPQQGWGSSSANASDTWGASGETTRPSSNNHWGEPQKGAGSVGWDSDSDRSGSGCWSEPSRTNTSSSNTWVGSGGSNTPDVSTPNPGSTWGEPVLKPKPQSTTQGWAEPSKNNTGGQNWGEPNPKSSNEWGKGPESNMSRGSQGQNKPTGWLGGPMPTVGQKEEVSTGWEEPSPESIRRKMEIDDGTAAWGDPGKYSGGSVNMWNRTGQPDQEAVGPSPQHQSHQSHPTHTSMQHVNQDKSSGSGWGEPYPQQKESSSWGEPSAAPPVTVDNGTSAWGKPNDSSYSWGDGRDSRDSRESGSGWGSQHKPAPGPKRMDTWCSDEMGNSWDQEEEVEIGMWSNNQQDSRSHDQVTWNYKHKSSTKMNKPVNKQDDPWMKPFISQFSTMNFSRDSPDDSIKTGAGMVQDKRMDMGSIGDFNGVMGKNSGSRHHLHKESTMDRSSYYDKNVNPMLGCNTVAQGRGGPQSQPPPQPNLRNQVPPPILSAQVPSSLLKYPGGNGGLNPLFGPQQMAVLNQLTQLNQMNQINQINQLQRLLIQQQQQKVQSQRPMSMGRQTEQTRPIGSSPSLMQPPRHMDPSLLKPAAPLKPYLDNYMSHSTPEILKDAATLGSFSNFPLNLNSNLNVPLDMGVGGSGGGVSYKEPPQSRLKKLWATDPPEQTSKPGAMSSGLRLEDSSFYDLISPGPSPLSPPGQSMGSVGDGWPPRANSPPPHGNTVTWPPEFRPGEPWKGYPNIDPETDPYVTPGSVINNLSINTVRDTDHLRDRNNGPSSSLNTTMPSNSAWSSIRASSHSGSLTSTAQSTSARPSESKWSPGSSVSNSSLAHELWKVPLPPKALSVAAPSRPPPGLTSQKPSPASSGWDGSALRLGGWSTAESRYTPGSSWGDSSSSGRTQWLVLKNLTPQIDGSTLRTLCMQHGPLITFHLNLPHGNAVVCYSSKDEAAKAQKSLHMCVLGNTTILAEFASEEEISRFFAQGQSMATPSSGWQTLGSSQSRMDQSHPFPSRASEPNQWNSSDLHSSSLWGGPNYSSSLWGTPSGTEAGRISSPSPITSFLPVDHLTGGGDSM
- the LOC102082268 gene encoding trinucleotide repeat-containing gene 6A protein isoform X3: MDADSSSSIGSERNLAALAATTVMMMSANASSSSAASSPTSSLGNAAMMVSVSMNGDGNGNSHQVVGAGMETISSANNGNNMSEPSQYSMAGSNSIGSNNMSNHNNKLVNNGGVWGTPSGSNVIPTGGSTPCINGGLNPNTLNPNANHGAWPQNSIPNPASQGQRPPQAQGIGSKLGMAPQQAPLLGWGGMAAPDNSSMMEDSEVNNGTLSSNSGNGGLKPTNLNTESNGPNNTITMNTTTTTTNATMTSSPPNSTASPQLSGDCSWGSIGGGTGGPLANGNPSSAPQHPQGELGGSGAFGTPWGAATYPVDKGPPNADTVNPQIPSTAAYKSNNNHNNTGAPRWDQGPTNTPNQPQSNLSCGIGSNQILGSTGQTAGNGNQTTMGPPAAIPRPWGSSASLSSSSSSTTPSNNPSDAGSHKGSSSNNGWKSLEDDAMGMGGAVGGSGSHGLGSITGGWGRSGGSEGSGESSGGRSSSDRESIQTKGGRSRRSPNPASVLSLLVRAEVDPRVLSNTGWGQTPIRQNTAWDVNSPNNNQNQATRGDERKLSSGSSGWGKTTPAAPSQTSGGWGGGPGSSGVDTGSSGWGEQKPTSGWDSKSPLNGGAGHSGWDDGASCKGNNSSSNTWSNNINKDDRSSTWSNTSKPQQGWGSSSANASDTWGASGETTRPSSNNHWGEPQKGAGSVGWDSDSDRSGSGCWSEPSRTNTSSSNTWVGSGGSNTPDVSTPNPGSTWGEPVLKPKPQSTTQGWAEPSKNNTGGQNWGEPNPKSSNEWGKGPESNMSRGSQGQNKPTGWLGGPMPTVGQKEEVSTGWEEPSPESIRRKMEIDDGTAAWGDPGKYSGGSVNMWNRTGQPDQEAVGPSPQHQSHQSHPTHTSMQHVNQDKSSGSGWGEPYPQQKESSSWGEPSAAPPVTVDNGTSAWGKPNDSSYSWGDGRDSRDSRESGSGWGSQHKPAPGPKRMDTWCSDEMGNSWDQEEEVEIGMWSNNQQDSRSHDQVTWNYKHKSSTKMNKPVNKQDDPWMKPFISQFSTMNFSRDSPDDSIKTGAGMVQDKRMDMGSIGDFNGVMGKNSGSRHHLHKESTMDRSSYYDKLSPSAYDIPASDELSSNQSMSLSPSNSAQPVSCLNSGPSASHSSSGAAGQNVNPMLGCNTVAQGRGGPQSQPPPQPNLRNQVPPPILSAQVPSSLLKYPGGNGGLNPLFGPQQMAVLNQLTQLNQMNQINQINQLQRLLIQQQQQKVQSQRPMSMGRQTEQTRPIGSSPSLMQPPRHMDPSLLKPAAPLKPYLDNYMSHSTPEILKDAATLGSFSNFPLNLNSNLNVPLDMGVGGSGGGVSYKEPPQSRLKKLWATDPPEQTSKPGAMSSGLRLEDSSFYDLISPGPSPLSPPGQSMGSVGDGWPPRANSPPPHGNTVTWPPEFRPGEPWKGYPNIDPETDPYVTPGSVINNLSINTVRDTDHLRDRNNGPSSSLNTTMPSNSAWSSIRASSHSGSLTSTAQSTSARPSESKWSPGSSVSNSSLAHELWKVPLPPKALSVAAPSRPPPGLTSQKPSPASSGWDGSALRLGGWSTAESRYTPGSSWGDSSSSGRTQWLVLKNLTPQIDGSTLRTLCMQHGPLITFHLNLPHGNAVVCYSSKDEAAKAQKSLHMCVLGNTTILAEFASEEEISRFFAQGQSMATPSSGWQTLGSSQSRMDQSHPFPSRASEPNQWNSSDLHSSSLWGGPNYSSSLWGTPSGTEAGRISSPSPITSFLPVDHLTGGGDSM